DNA from Nitrospira sp.:
TGCAGGCGGGGGATATTTTCTTGCCCAACCGCATCGTCATGTCCCCTCTCACCAGGGCAAGAGCCGGGACGACACATATTCCCAACGACATGATGGTGGACTATTACTCCCAACGGGCCTCCAGCGGACTCATCATGACGGAATGCACCATGGTCGATGCCCATGCCTGCGCCTTCATCGGTGAAGGCGGCATCTACAGCCCGGCGCACGTGGCCGGGTGGAAACGGGTGACCGACGCCGTGCATGCCAAGGGCGGCCGCATCTTCATGCAGATCTGGCATCCCGGCCGTGCCGCGCACTCATTGTTGAACGAGGGCGAGCAGCCGGTCTCCAGCAGCGCCAAGGCGATCCGCAATGAGATGACCCATACCCCTCAGGGTGATAAGCCCTACGAAATCCCTCGCGCACTCCGCACCGACGAAATCCCTCGATACGTTGAGATGTTCCGGCTCGCCGCGCAGAACGCCAAACAGGCCGGCTTCGACGGGGTGCAGATCCACGGCGCCCACGGCTATTTGATCGACAACTTTCTGCGCGACGGCGTCAACATACGCACGGATACCTATGGAGGCTCTATCCCCAACCGTGCTCGGTTTCTGCTAGAGGTGACCGATGCGGCCATCAACGTCTGGGGCGCCGGACGAGTCGCCGTACGGATCTCCCCCCTGGTCCCGTTCAATGACATGGTCGACAGCCGGCCCGAAGCCCTGGTGACCTATGTGGCGCAGGAGTTGAGCCGGCGAAGGATCTCGTTCCTGGAAATCCGGCACGAGGACCACGCGCTGCCTGATGAGCAGGCCATTCTGGCGGTTGCCCGCAGGCATTTCCAGGGTGCGCTGATGAGCAACGGAAGCTACACACGCGAGAGCGGGGAATTGACGGTGGCACGCGGAGCGGCCGATGCGATTGTGTACGGGCGTCCGTACATCGCCAATCCGGACCTGGTCGAACGTTTCGGTAAACAGTCTCCGCTAAATGCAGTCAACTACGATCGGCTATATGGAGGCGGGCCAGACGGCTACAGCGACTATCCTGCCATGGCTGCGCGCTGATACCTATCATTGAGCCGAATACGGCGCCTATTCGGCTCGCCTTGAGAAGGGGGAACGCGGAGACATTATGCTGTGCTTGTGCCACCGTGGTTATCACGCACTCGCTCCTGAAAATACGCTCGATGCCTTTGAGGCTGCCATCGAGTTAGGAGTCGACGGTCTCGAAACCGATGTTCAACTGTCGGGAGACGGGATACCCGTCATGTTTCACGACCGGCTCTCTCCGGATGGGCGGCTTGTAGTAGACCTATCCAGGAACGAGTTAAGCAGACTCGTTGGATACGCTGTTCCCACGTTGGCTGAAACGTTGCTGCTGCTCGAGAAGTCGCCTCGGCGATTTCTTTGGAATTTTGAACTCAAACACCCGAACGTCGCAGCTCCGGCTATGGCCGCCATCACCCCGTATCTTCACTCGGCCAATATTTTAATCAGTTCGTTTTGGCATGGCCTGATCGGCAGCCTTAGCGCCCCGGATCTGCGCTGCGCGATCATTCTTGCTCACGCTCCCCTCCCGTTCGACTCCCGGCCATCATGGATCCCTGCCCCTAACAATGTTGACACGCTTGTCTGGTGCTTCGACCGAGCGACCCCCGAGGGCCTCTCCCAGGCGAGGCAACTTGGTTTTCGAAATTTTGTGTATGACGCGGTCACGGCGGCAGATCACGCGCAGCTGGCAGAGTGGGGAGCGGATGGAGTCATCACGGATTATCCCGCATTCAGATAAACTGCACCCGCTGTTGCACTTCCGCATGGCCAAGAGACCACACCCCGGCGACACCTTTCTCCAAGTCTTTCTGTGGCTCATGAAGATGGTCGCCCACCGGATGAGGTACATCCTGGCAACTCTCCCAATTGGTCCGTCGCAACAACACGCTCCGTGCTATAGTCGCAGTAGATGATTCTGTCTGCCCAGGGAGTGACCATGCTGACACGATTCTGCGCCCTTCTGTTGTGCTGTGGGATTCTGGCCGCTTGTAATCGGAGCGATGAATCAGGGTCGAAATCGGCGGCGGATTGGGCGAAGGCCGGCGAGACTGACGGCTACGGCTACTATGCCGATCACGCCAGCATTAAGCAGGCAGATGAGATAGTGACGATGTCCGATCTCTTCGACTACAAGATCGCGCGAACGGAAGGCGGTGGGGCCCCTGCCCTTTCCAAGAAAACCGATCGCGGATATGACTGCCAGAATCAGAAGAGCCAGCCGCTCAAGACGACTTGGTATTCCGGCCAGATGGGAACCGGTAGCGTGGTGCGGTCCAGCGGAGATAGCGACCAATTGACGCCGGTCATGGCAGGCTCGCCGACCGCAGCACTCATCAAAATCGCCTGCGGTAAGCCCTAGACGATTACAACGGGCTGAGCTCGATACCTCCGTCCTTACGCCGCTTTCGTCCCCTGCATCATGAGGTAATGCACCCCGGCGTGGAGGGCCCTCCGCCATTCGGCTTCGACTTCAGGGGTGCACTCAGAGTCGAATTCCTTGACGGTCTTGACCAGGCTCGTGATCCACAACTCATAGAGCCGCGCGGTCACATTCATTCGTCTGGGGCTGTGCGACTCGGCGAGACGATCCAAACAGGCCGTTCCGACCGGCTTCCCCTCCAGATGCATCAGGAGCATCGACACGCCCTCGCGCAGCAACGCCTTCTGCTTGGCAAAGTTCGTCCTGGCGAACATCGGGCGGATCGCCGGATCACTGGCAAGGAAGATCTCATAGAACCGGTCGAAGAATGCAGGATGCACACAGCAGCGACCATAACTGGCAACGACGTCTGTAATAGGCATGGCATTTCCTCGCGGTCTAGGCTCTCTCTTATTTTTTCGACACGTTCACATGAGGCTCGGGACAAACCCATGGGTCTGGAGTATTTTCTACGAAGACGCGGGGTTCAGGAACCATTTCCTTCGCACCCGTTGAGACCCCGACCGCTCATGAGTGCGGAGAAACCGGGTTCGCTCCGGATACCTGAAAAACACCGACGACGTCCTGCAGTTCGATCGCCATCTGACTGAGATCCTGACTGGCCTTGGCCGATTCGCCGGCGCCGGATGCCGATTCCCCGGTCACTCGCGCCACATTGTCGATATCGCCGGCGATCTGTTGCGTAGCCACCAATTGTTCCTCGGACGCGACGGCGATATGCCGGATCATATCCGCGCTCTGCGACACCATTTGCACGATCTGCGCGAGCGCCTCACCGGTCTTGTTGGCCATTTCCACACTGATCGCCACCTTCCGTGTCCCGTCCTCCATGGACTCGACCGCGCCTCGCGAATCCTGCTGAATCTTCCGGATCATGTCTCCTGTTTCTTTGGTTGCCTTGGTCGTCCGTTCGGCCAGCTTGCGGACTTCGTCTGCGACAACCGCAAACCCCCGCCCCGCTTCCCCCGCACGAGCCGCTTCAATTGCCGCATTCAACGCCAACAGATTCGTCTGATCGGCAATATCTTCGATTGTGGAGACGATGGCGCCGATCTGATCCGACGAATTCCCCAAGGCCCCGATAATCGTGGCGGAGTTTGCCACCGACTCGGAAAGATGCTGCATGCCGGCGATGGTTTCGGACACGACCGAACCCCCATTTTTCGCCATCGCCACGGTTTCCTGCGCGAGACTGGCTGCTTTGCCAGAGCTGTCCGCAACCTGACCGACCGTGGCATTCATTTGCTCGACCGCGGACGCGGCCTGGGAGGCCCGGGCTGTCAACTGATGGCTTCCTTTAGAGATTTCATCAGCCGTGGGGGACAACTGCACTGAAGCCGACGCCACCTTGTGCGTGACATGCACCACTTTCCCGATAAGGCTCTCAAGCGCATCGAGCAATCGGTTCGTCGACTGACAGAGCCGTGCGATCTCGTCCTTCCCGTGCACAGGGATCCGTATGCGCAAATCGCCCGCGGCAATCGATTCAAAGCGGGATTCGATCGTGGACAATGCTCCGCTGATCCGCCGGGCTATGAGCACACCCATGACCACCGCGGCTCCCAATGAGCATCGCCACAAGCACCACATGATTGACTCGGTCCTGAACGATAGTCGATGCCCGCTCTTCCTGCTGATGCTGCCAGGGCACCGCGGCTGTCACGACTTGATCGATCGCGGCGCGATGTTCGCGATAACGTGCGCTCAACACCCCGGCGGCCAGGGTACGAGCCTTGGGCAGGTCGCCGGAGAGGAGGGCCGGAACAAATTCGCGGTCCCGCGCGTTGAGAAACGCGATGCCGGAGGCATAGGAATCCACCACCAATGCCTGCTTCATCTTCCCCTCTGCCAACGTATCCGACCAATAGCGATGGCGACTTTCGTATTCGCTCCGGAGCAGCTTGCCTCTCTCGATCAATTGGTTGACGACCTCCCGGTCGGTTTCCTGTAACAGCTGCAAGATGAGGAGATAGGACTCCACGAGATACAAGGGAGGGGGAAGCACATCCGCCACCAGATCTTTCGTCCCGATAATCTCTTGATAGACCGGTCCGTTAATCTTGACCGCTTCAAGAGCGGAATGCGACATCGCCAATCCAATCGCCAGCGCGAACACGAACGGGCCAGCCAGCAACGCCAGCTTTAGCCGTATAGACAGACGGTCGAGCAACACGGTCATACGCTCCCCTCAAGAGCTCTCGCTCATCGAAACCGAGGATCCGGAAACTTAGCGCATACCGTCTATCGGCATGTTTCCGCTCGATCTTAAGCAGTTGTACTCTCGGCTGGCCTTTGGCGTCGGTTCGAAAACCGGGACTGAAGAACGGGGCGTTTGACTTAATCCAGTATGATCCAAGCCGTTTCCACAACGCGTCCCCTAACTTAGCTTCACAACCACCGTCACTCCGCCTGCGTTGTGCATCGCCGCGCACCTGAGCGGGTGCTGGCAATGGTGAGGTCGAACGCGCGCGCGTTGATCCAATGCACGATAGCTCCGTCGATAATGAAGAGACTGGCCGCGCCCAACGAGAAGATGCCTTGCCCTGGGGCACGAGGGGAAGCCCGCCAAACCGGGCTACCCCTCGTCCATTCTCAAAAACCAAGTCGCAACCGTCTAGTTCCCAACCGCTGCGACCGGTTTAGCTTCGACGGAAGAGGTCATGTCCGCCTGCTGCGTACCAGCCCGGGCCTGGGCTAACGGCTTAATGCGCTGGTCGCCGGGCGGCAGCACGCGCAGATAGCCCCACTGTCCCGACTGTGAATAGGGCAAGCGCTGATTGCTCCAGACGTAATCTCCCTGCATGCGGAACGGCCCGCCGGCGCTCGGGAGAAAGGCATCGATCGATTCCGATCCGGCAAACTCCACCACGCTGATCATGTCCGCCCCGCGCATGAACGGCTCAATCGGCCACTCGTGCCGCTCGACGCTGAACATGCCATTCTGCTCGTTGCTCGCGCCGAACACATGGATACGGACCGGATCGCCCGCATGAGCCTCAATGATAGGCGTCGCAGGATCTTCCGCCTTGTCGGCGACGCAGGGTTGGAACATCTTGCCAAGGGTACAGCCGTTTCCTTCCCGGAATTTGTACGGCTCCGCCCGGTAGTTCACCGCGGTAAGCCCGGCGGTATTCTGTACATAGGGCATGAAACTCGTCCCGATGATGTTGTCCTCGTCCTGGAAGAACAACGCTACATCGCGATAGTTCGTCCGATGTTCGTATCCTTGGATCGTTCGATCCACGATGACGTCGGCCGCCCAGCTGTTCTTGTTGGACAAGTCCGCGCCGGTCCTCGGATCCCGGTACTGCGCGCCCTTTGGACCGATCACCACCGCCCCGTAGAGCCCGTTGCGCGGATGGGTCATCACATTGCCCCAATCCCACACCAACGAAGCGGTTTCGCCAAGGAACGGGTCCGCATAGTAGGTATAAGTCCGGTTCTCGCCCGGCGCAACCGTCTGATCGCCAGGATTGTTGCCGACGTTCGCCCCGAGCGAATCCTTGGGATCAAACGTCAGCCCGATGGCCGAGAAGGACGCCCGCCCTTCTTTCATCCGGTTCGTCAGCTTCACTTTGATGCAGTCCCCCACATTGGCCCGCAACGTGAGCGGCATC
Protein-coding regions in this window:
- a CDS encoding glycerophosphodiester phosphodiesterase; this encodes MLCLCHRGYHALAPENTLDAFEAAIELGVDGLETDVQLSGDGIPVMFHDRLSPDGRLVVDLSRNELSRLVGYAVPTLAETLLLLEKSPRRFLWNFELKHPNVAAPAMAAITPYLHSANILISSFWHGLIGSLSAPDLRCAIILAHAPLPFDSRPSWIPAPNNVDTLVWCFDRATPEGLSQARQLGFRNFVYDAVTAADHAQLAEWGADGVITDYPAFR
- a CDS encoding alkene reductase, producing MTTLFMPLQAGDIFLPNRIVMSPLTRARAGTTHIPNDMMVDYYSQRASSGLIMTECTMVDAHACAFIGEGGIYSPAHVAGWKRVTDAVHAKGGRIFMQIWHPGRAAHSLLNEGEQPVSSSAKAIRNEMTHTPQGDKPYEIPRALRTDEIPRYVEMFRLAAQNAKQAGFDGVQIHGAHGYLIDNFLRDGVNIRTDTYGGSIPNRARFLLEVTDAAINVWGAGRVAVRISPLVPFNDMVDSRPEALVTYVAQELSRRRISFLEIRHEDHALPDEQAILAVARRHFQGALMSNGSYTRESGELTVARGAADAIVYGRPYIANPDLVERFGKQSPLNAVNYDRLYGGGPDGYSDYPAMAAR
- a CDS encoding globin, with the protein product MPITDVVASYGRCCVHPAFFDRFYEIFLASDPAIRPMFARTNFAKQKALLREGVSMLLMHLEGKPVGTACLDRLAESHSPRRMNVTARLYELWITSLVKTVKEFDSECTPEVEAEWRRALHAGVHYLMMQGTKAA
- a CDS encoding HAMP domain-containing methyl-accepting chemotaxis protein, coding for MGVLIARRISGALSTIESRFESIAAGDLRIRIPVHGKDEIARLCQSTNRLLDALESLIGKVVHVTHKVASASVQLSPTADEISKGSHQLTARASQAASAVEQMNATVGQVADSSGKAASLAQETVAMAKNGGSVVSETIAGMQHLSESVANSATIIGALGNSSDQIGAIVSTIEDIADQTNLLALNAAIEAARAGEAGRGFAVVADEVRKLAERTTKATKETGDMIRKIQQDSRGAVESMEDGTRKVAISVEMANKTGEALAQIVQMVSQSADMIRHIAVASEEQLVATQQIAGDIDNVARVTGESASGAGESAKASQDLSQMAIELQDVVGVFQVSGANPVSPHS